The Oncorhynchus keta strain PuntledgeMale-10-30-2019 unplaced genomic scaffold, Oket_V2 Un_contig_26362_pilon_pilon, whole genome shotgun sequence genomic interval gctgaaaggtgaattcatctcccagtgtctggtggaaagcaaactgaaccaggttttcctctaggattttgcctgtgcttagctccattccattttattttaatcctgaaaaactccccagtccttaaccatgacaagcatacccataacatgatgcagcaaccactatgcttgaatatatgaggagtggtactcagtaatgtgttgtatgggatttgccccaaacacaacactgtattcaggacaaacaTTGTATTACTTTGCCACATGTTTTACAGTTTTACTACCTGTTATACAGGCCGGGTGTAGAGGTCAGGACCCAAACTCTTCCTACCTGTTTTAAAGGCCGGGTGTAGAGGTCATGACCCAAACTCTTCCTACCTGTTATACAGGCCGGGCGTAGAGGTCATGACCCAAACTCTTCCTACCTGTTATACAGGCCGGGCGTAGAGGTCATGACCCAAACTCTTCCTACCTGTTATACAGGCCGGGCGTAGAGGTCATGACCCAAACTCTTCCTACCTGTTTTACAGGCCGGGCGTAGAGGTCATGACCCAAACTCTTCCTACCTGTTTTACAGGCCGGGCGTAGAGGTCATGACCCAAACTCTTCCTACCTGTTTTACAGGCCGGGCGTAGAGGTCAGGACCCAAACTCTTCCTACCTGTTTTACAGGCCGGGCGTAGAGGTCATGACCCAAACTCTTCCTACCTGTTTTACAGGCCGGGTGTAGAGGTCATGACCCAAACTCTTCCTACCTGTTTTACAGGCCGGGCGTAGAGGTCATATCCGTCTCTGGTCGGACTTCTCCCCCGGCGATCCAGAGACTGGTAGACATGACCATCTTCATCTGACAGAACCGATCTCTCtaagtcctcctcctcctcttcatcatcatcatcatggtcTTCAGAGAGCCTAGGAGAGGGCAAGCGAGGCCGGCCAGCCAACGATTCTGGCTCTCCGTCTCTAAAtaaagacatgagagagagatcaCAGATCTACTCCTTTAGACTGGTATCACTGATTCACAGCTTTGGTCACTGAGGGCAGACTACTGTAAGTGAcctactacagatataggatcttcatttgatcaacATGTTGTTGCAGGATTTAAGGTTTAAAAACGTTGCTAATGTTTATAAATGTTCCACTTAAAAACATGTCAGATGTtattttgccctaatgaaaaataTATCAACCACCACAAAACATGTatataattataatccacataataatgaaCATTTCCTGTTGccgcaggattattttcctgctgtgaaaaACTGGGTCAAATTAAGATACGACATCTGTAGGTGGCACTGCAGGCTCTCTCTCAATTCATCTGTGCTCGACTCTTCCTCAAAAAGTATTGGAGAAGAAGGTCTGAGGGGCGGGACCTTGAGCCTTCTCCTCCAATACGTTTCAAACAAGACGCTAGGAGACAGGATGCAAGGAATTGCAGGAGAATTGATTGTCGGCCTACCGAGTGTAGAGCGCCGTGCTGGCGTAAGGCTGGAACGTGGTGTGTGTCTCTGAGCGTGAGCAGTCACTCTCGGAGAAGGATCTGGGGCGTGCAGGAGGGAGGGCGATGGTCCGGCCGGTCAACGACGACGACAAGATGGCGGCTGCCAAGGCAGACCTGTAGTACGGACAGAAAGGCGAGTTAAAGAGGAAGTGGAGACAAAAGTAGAAAACACACAGTCActatggatgagggttcattaaacacagatggatgagggttcattaaacagatggatgagggttcattaaacagatggatgagggttcattaaacacagatggatgagggttcattaaacagatggatgagggttcattaaacacagatggatgagggttcattaaacagatggatgagggttcattaaacacagatggatgagggttcattaaacacagatggatgagggttcattaaacagatggatgagggttcattaaacacagatggatgagggttcattaacacacagatggatgagggttcattaaacagatggatgagggttcattaaacagatggatgagggttcattaaacacagatggatgagggttcattaaacagatggatgagggttcattaaacacagatggatgagggttcattaaacagatggatgagggttcattaaacacagatggatgagggttcattaacacacagatggatgagggttcattaaacacagatggatgagggttcattaaacagatggatgagggttcattaaacacagatggatgagggttcattaaacagatggatgagggttcattaacacacagatggatgagggttcattaaacagatggatgagggttcattaaacacagatggatgagggttcattaaacagatggatgagggttcattaaacagatggatgagggttcattaaacagatggatgagggttcattaaacacagatggatgagggttcattaagcaCAGAtagatgagggttcattaaacacagatggatgagggttcattaaacacagatggatgagggttcattaaacacagatggatgagggttcattaaacagatggatgagggttcattaaacacagatggatgagggttcattaaacacagatggatgagggttcattaaacagatggatgagggttcattaacacacagatggatgagggttcattaaacacagatggatgagggttcattaaacacagatggatgagggttcattaaacacagatggatgagggttcattaaacacagatggatgagggttcattaaacacagatggatgagggttcattaaacacagatggatgagggttcattaaacacagatggatgagggttcattaaacagatggatgagggttcattaaacacagatggatgagggttcattaaacagatggatgagggttcattaaacagatggatgagggttcattaaacacagatggatgagggttcattaaacagatggatgagggttcattaaacacagatggatgagggttcattaaacacagatggatgagggttcattaaacacagatggatgagggttcattaaacagatggatgagggttcattaaacacagatggatgagggttcattaaacacagatggatgagggttcattaaacacagatggatgagggttcattaaacacagatggatgagggttcattaaacacagatggatgagggttcattaaacacagatggatgagggttcattaaacacagatggatgagggttcattaaacacagatggatgagggttcattaaacacagatggatgagggttcattaaacacagatggatgagggttcattaaacacagatggatgagggttcattaaacacagatggatgagggttcattaaacacagatggatgagggttcattaaacagatggatgagggttcattaaacacagatggatgagggttcattaaacagatggatgagggttcattaaactgatggatgagggttcattaaacacagatggatgagggttcattaaacagatggatgagggttcattaaacagatggatgagggttcattaaacagatggatgagggttcattaagcacagatggatgagggttcattaagcacagatggatgagggttcattaaacagatggatgagggttcattaagcaCAGATGGATGATGGTTCATTaacacacagatggatgagggttcattaaacagatggatgagggttcattaaacacagacggatgagggttcattaacacacagatggatgagggttcattaacacacagatggatgagggttcattaaaacagatggatgagggttcattaaacactgatggatgagggttcattaaacagatggatgagggttcattaacacacagatggatgagggttcattaacacacagatggatgagggttcattaaacagatggatgagggttcattaacacacagatggatgagggttcattaaacactgatggatgagggttcattaaacagatggatgagggttcattaagcacaaatggatgagggttcattaagcacaaatggatgagggttcattaacacacaaatggatgagggttcattaacacACAGATGGATGGGGGATCATTaaaacagatggatgagggttcattaacacacaaatggatgagggttcattaagcacagatggatgagggttcattaaaacagatggatgagggttcattaacacagatggatgagggttcattaaacacagatggatgagggttcattaaacacagatggatgagggttcattaaacacagatggatgagggttcattaacacacagatggatgagggttcattaacacagatggatgagggttcattaaacactgacggatgagggttcattaaacagatggatgagggttcattaacacacagatggatgagggttcattaaacactgatggatgagggttcattaaacagatggatgagggttcattaagcacaaatggatgagggttcattaaacagatggatgagggttcattaagcacagatggatgagggttcattaaacacagatggatgagggttcattaaacagatggatgagggttcattaagaagatggatgagggttcattaagcacagatggatgagggttcattaagcacagatggatgagggttcattaaaacagatggatgagggttcattaacacacaaatggatgagggttcattaacacacaaatggatgagggttcattaaacacagat includes:
- the LOC127922598 gene encoding centrosomal protein of 89 kDa-like codes for the protein MSTFSFRRSGKKAFRHIAHGLIPTATIAPRPAVPRTPPPRSPYPSPERPRSALAAAILSSSLTGRTIALPPARPRSFSESDCSRSETHTTFQPYASTALYTRDGEPESLAGRPRLPSPRLSEDHDDDDEEEEEDLERSVLSDEDGHVYQSLDRRGRSPTRDGYDLYARPVKQSDVLSEGREETDDSAFDIVSPLPPEEAEGQQMFPTPVQKATPSKLEQRHFILVS